The Sinomicrobium kalidii genome contains a region encoding:
- a CDS encoding DUF6973 domain-containing protein, with protein MSLWKLIKHLKFRQITSLLALFARHPLMLIPTAKGTGKCLDICRKLYPEKHKGNGRANAFRHALWNVFLAREAMKWNKNPEKSLAWAKQITDWHEKFAPNHELARHMDLHNNAVGRELFAKRLDTGAEFTDAVIIKELKETMTSSKKITDVSDIRMHSGKLVHIEDAPE; from the coding sequence ATGTCGTTATGGAAATTAATAAAACACCTGAAATTCCGGCAAATAACAAGCCTCCTGGCCTTATTTGCCAGACACCCGCTTATGCTGATCCCTACGGCAAAGGGCACCGGAAAGTGCCTGGACATATGCCGTAAACTGTATCCGGAAAAACACAAGGGCAACGGCAGGGCCAATGCTTTTCGCCATGCCCTCTGGAATGTCTTCCTTGCCAGGGAAGCCATGAAATGGAACAAAAATCCGGAAAAGTCCCTCGCCTGGGCCAAACAAATTACGGACTGGCACGAAAAATTTGCACCAAATCACGAACTTGCAAGGCATATGGACCTCCACAACAATGCCGTGGGAAGGGAATTGTTCGCCAAACGGCTTGATACCGGAGCGGAGTTTACGGATGCCGTAATCATCAAGGAGTTAAAAGAAACCATGACCTCAAGCAAAAAGATAACCGACGTGTCTGACATCCGGATGCATTCTGGAAAATTGGTCCATATAGAGGATGCCCCGGAGTGA